One stretch of Methanomassiliicoccales archaeon DNA includes these proteins:
- a CDS encoding nucleotide sugar dehydrogenase, which yields MNSRIASISDKIQQKDAKIAVIGLGYVGLNVSISFACEGFQVYGFDVDERKIDSLRKGINYIPEEGFISEMLPRVISRSFFVSTDVDEASAIGDVIIIIVPTANGNTPTMEYLQNALDSIIKNDITGKLIVLESTVKVGTTEEIVVPALEKTGLIAGKDFFVGYSPERIDPGNKERSLRNIPKVVSGINPESAEITAKLYKNIVNEVVLVSSTRTAEFIKLMENVQRDVNIALMNLFAMMCEKANIDIEEAIFAASTKWNFHPYKASCGVGGHCLKKDPLLLAHSFDGEGIDLGLIYAARKINDLMPTFTAEKALSICRDKIGKNVSETKFGILGLSYKKNSSDTRNAPAFYIIDHLRKNGAQHIYPYDPLVKNGIEQAEVSDILNSDIIILTAAHDCFSGLLDNYRGFIVDGTNTLEPSEKVIGIGRNHIDMKSKNKAFDDSVLFGMLTHQKKELASPKINHS from the coding sequence ATGAACTCGAGAATCGCCTCCATTTCCGATAAAATCCAACAAAAAGATGCGAAAATCGCGGTCATTGGTCTTGGCTATGTGGGTCTAAATGTATCGATCAGTTTCGCGTGCGAGGGGTTCCAGGTTTATGGATTCGATGTGGACGAAAGAAAAATAGATTCGCTGCGAAAGGGAATCAATTACATCCCTGAGGAAGGATTCATCTCGGAAATGCTTCCCAGAGTTATTTCAAGAAGTTTTTTTGTTTCCACCGATGTCGATGAGGCTTCAGCGATCGGTGATGTGATCATCATCATCGTGCCAACGGCAAACGGCAACACACCAACGATGGAGTATCTGCAGAATGCGCTTGACTCAATCATCAAGAACGATATTACTGGAAAACTCATCGTTTTGGAAAGCACCGTCAAAGTCGGTACCACAGAAGAGATTGTCGTACCGGCACTCGAAAAAACTGGGCTCATTGCTGGTAAAGACTTCTTCGTCGGCTATTCACCAGAGAGAATAGACCCAGGGAATAAAGAAAGATCGCTCAGGAATATACCAAAAGTCGTCAGTGGCATCAACCCAGAATCAGCGGAGATCACTGCTAAACTTTACAAGAATATCGTAAATGAGGTTGTCCTTGTCTCATCAACGAGGACGGCGGAATTCATCAAACTTATGGAAAATGTCCAAAGAGATGTCAACATCGCCTTAATGAACCTCTTCGCAATGATGTGCGAAAAGGCCAATATTGACATTGAAGAGGCGATTTTCGCCGCATCCACAAAATGGAATTTCCACCCTTACAAAGCCAGCTGTGGAGTTGGCGGCCATTGCCTCAAAAAGGATCCCCTGCTCCTTGCGCATTCTTTTGATGGAGAAGGAATCGATCTCGGACTCATTTATGCCGCAAGGAAAATCAATGACTTGATGCCGACCTTTACAGCAGAAAAGGCATTATCAATCTGCCGCGACAAGATTGGCAAGAATGTTTCTGAGACGAAATTTGGCATTTTGGGATTGTCCTATAAGAAGAATTCATCGGATACAAGAAATGCCCCCGCATTCTACATTATCGATCATCTAAGGAAAAACGGAGCACAACACATTTACCCGTATGATCCTCTCGTCAAAAATGGCATCGAACAGGCCGAAGTTTCAGATATCCTCAACTCAGACATCATAATTTTAACAGCGGCACACGATTGCTTTTCTGGGCTCCTTGACAATTATCGTGGTTTTATTGTCGATGGGACGAATACTCTCGAACCCTCAGAAAAGGTTATTGGCATCGGTCGGAATCACATCGATATGAAATCCAAAAACAAGGCGTTTGATGATTCAGTATTATTTGGAATGCTCACTCATCAGAAGAAGGAACTCGCGTCGCCAAAGATTAACCATAGTTAA
- a CDS encoding glycosyltransferase has protein sequence MQSVTIGVCAHNEEKNIENSLSAISSQKVKDFKIEEILVVSSGSTDRTDEIVKEYMKKDRRVRLIVQERREGKYSAVNLIIREGRGEIIVLANADNVLAENSLSSLLSPFNDDHVGMTGGHPIPVNSSETITGFAVMMLWDLHHRLSLIVPKTGELIAFRNLGFQLPKGTNTDEDWIRMEIERRGYRVVYVPEAIVYNKGPETIEEFLKQRTRVNIGEMYMKKRFDFTVPTWKPSYLMPALASFCREHRSQIDKIAAAIALEAIARIYATVHVALNRPDKHIWEIAESTKKFSP, from the coding sequence ATGCAATCTGTGACGATAGGCGTCTGCGCTCACAACGAAGAGAAGAATATCGAAAATTCGCTGAGCGCGATCTCGTCGCAGAAAGTGAAAGATTTCAAAATTGAAGAAATTCTCGTCGTTTCAAGTGGTAGCACTGACCGGACTGATGAGATTGTTAAAGAATATATGAAAAAGGATCGGCGGGTGAGACTCATCGTCCAGGAGAGGAGGGAGGGGAAGTATTCCGCCGTCAATCTGATTATCAGAGAAGGGAGGGGAGAGATCATCGTGCTTGCAAACGCTGATAATGTCCTCGCCGAAAATTCCCTTTCATCCTTGCTCTCTCCCTTCAACGATGATCATGTCGGCATGACAGGTGGTCATCCCATCCCCGTGAATTCGTCCGAGACAATTACTGGTTTTGCCGTAATGATGCTATGGGACCTACACCATCGCCTCTCCCTGATCGTGCCGAAAACGGGAGAGCTCATTGCTTTTCGAAATCTTGGATTCCAGCTCCCAAAAGGCACGAATACTGATGAGGACTGGATAAGAATGGAGATCGAGAGGCGAGGCTACAGAGTCGTGTATGTCCCAGAAGCGATCGTTTATAATAAGGGACCTGAAACGATTGAAGAGTTCCTCAAGCAAAGGACCAGGGTCAACATCGGTGAGATGTATATGAAGAAGCGGTTCGACTTCACGGTCCCGACCTGGAAACCCTCTTACCTCATGCCAGCACTCGCGTCTTTCTGCAGGGAGCATCGCTCACAAATTGACAAGATCGCAGCGGCAATCGCCCTCGAGGCAATCGCGAGAATATATGCAACAGTGCACGTCGCACTCAACCGCCCTGATAAACACATCTGGGAAATCGCTGAGTCAACGAAGAAATTCTCTCCCTAA
- a CDS encoding glycosyltransferase gives MIEQRPSNGDFTIILPTLNESQNIIPMLETLNSLYPSAKILVIDDSSTDGTQAKVRDYAHIHNQVSLIERNIEDRGLTASVMDGILLSETPYFVVLDADFQHPPEAIKDIIYALREGNDIVVGVRKNKRKLSFTRKISSWGAHCLASLYLRAKRKRRSRDTMSGFFGGRTEFCKKIVAENYEKFERRGFKILFDILKFSPEWTKVSEIEFEFGERRGGSSKLDAKVVLSIMRQCGVFGKGLAAATSFFLLSMLGRFIAAFILGILTTIVFLTLTNQPWHTLGIFPTVISFLIAVGYVVVANEFFAGRRKRAGLIKGLQIMFTVFTGYLINLGLFYIIASDLLDLQLVPMFIGFSLSAFYDTVGCSIDAG, from the coding sequence ATGATCGAGCAACGGCCTTCTAACGGGGATTTCACGATTATACTACCGACTCTTAACGAGAGCCAGAATATAATACCGATGCTCGAAACGCTCAATTCCCTATATCCATCGGCGAAAATCCTTGTCATCGACGATTCATCGACCGACGGCACGCAAGCAAAAGTCAGGGATTATGCGCATATCCACAACCAAGTCTCTCTCATTGAGAGGAATATAGAAGACCGCGGTCTAACCGCAAGCGTCATGGACGGCATCCTTTTATCAGAGACGCCCTACTTTGTTGTCCTTGACGCCGATTTTCAACACCCGCCTGAGGCAATTAAAGACATCATCTACGCGCTGAGAGAGGGAAATGACATCGTTGTCGGCGTCAGGAAGAACAAAAGAAAACTCTCTTTCACGAGAAAAATCTCCTCCTGGGGTGCGCATTGCCTCGCGTCGTTATATTTGCGAGCGAAAAGAAAGCGGAGATCGAGGGACACGATGAGCGGTTTCTTTGGCGGGAGGACTGAATTCTGCAAGAAGATTGTTGCTGAGAATTATGAGAAGTTCGAGCGGCGGGGCTTCAAAATTCTTTTTGATATCCTCAAATTCTCTCCTGAGTGGACAAAGGTCTCGGAAATCGAGTTTGAGTTCGGGGAGCGGCGCGGCGGTTCTTCGAAGCTCGACGCAAAGGTCGTACTGTCGATCATGAGACAGTGTGGCGTCTTCGGTAAAGGGCTGGCTGCAGCAACCTCGTTCTTCTTATTAAGCATGCTAGGGCGGTTTATTGCCGCATTCATCCTCGGGATTCTGACAACGATAGTTTTTCTAACACTGACTAATCAGCCCTGGCACACGCTGGGAATTTTTCCAACTGTCATCTCGTTCCTTATCGCAGTCGGCTACGTAGTCGTCGCCAACGAGTTCTTTGCGGGAAGGAGGAAGAGGGCGGGATTAATCAAAGGCCTCCAGATCATGTTTACAGTGTTCACCGGATACCTCATCAACCTTGGTCTCTTCTACATCATCGCTTCTGACTTACTGGACCTCCAACTCGTACCAATGTTTATCGGCTTTAGTCTATCAGCTTTTTATGATACCGTTGGATGCAGCATCGACGCTGGTTAA